A window from Sinanaerobacter sp. ZZT-01 encodes these proteins:
- a CDS encoding Fic family protein gives MYREIKKKLLILENRKPFPPEIKTYIEEVSFHDWIYSSLHLDGSAVSKQDVIKIMKGEFVVSVNLMEHSQIRNYMEAIRKIYLLKDMKYELDEKLLIQIFKVLFPEESEIYRTNNPVLLELCYNPPHFKEIEEQMELLFGWMNEEIISNPIRKAAYLHNKIIEIYPFGPHSASMARMALLCDLIQHGFPPISLAMSESQYNDALCHYLKTEEIEPFYQVVERGVYNQLEVMLQLTSPYR, from the coding sequence ATGTATAGAGAAATAAAGAAAAAACTTCTTATTTTAGAAAACAGAAAGCCGTTTCCGCCGGAAATAAAAACGTATATCGAGGAAGTGAGCTTTCATGACTGGATTTATTCTTCCCTGCATTTGGATGGCAGTGCGGTTTCCAAGCAAGATGTCATAAAAATTATGAAGGGTGAATTTGTTGTGAGCGTGAATCTGATGGAGCACAGCCAAATTCGTAATTATATGGAAGCGATACGGAAAATCTATCTTTTAAAGGATATGAAATATGAGTTGGATGAAAAGCTGCTGATACAGATTTTTAAAGTGCTCTTTCCGGAGGAAAGTGAGATTTACCGCACAAACAATCCGGTTTTACTTGAACTGTGTTATAATCCGCCGCATTTTAAAGAAATAGAAGAGCAGATGGAGCTTTTGTTTGGCTGGATGAATGAGGAAATCATCTCCAATCCAATCCGAAAAGCTGCCTACCTGCATAATAAGATCATTGAAATTTATCCGTTTGGCCCGCATTCTGCCAGCATGGCGAGGATGGCGCTTCTGTGTGATTTGATCCAGCATGGATTTCCGCCCATTTCGCTTGCGATGAGCGAGTCACAATACAATGACGCACTGTGCCATTATTTGAAGACAGAAGAGATTGAGCCGTTTTATCAAGTGGTAGAACGTGGAGTATACAATCAATTGGAGGTGATGCTCCAATTGACGTCTCCTTACCGTTAA
- the pstA gene encoding phosphate ABC transporter permease PstA, with protein MEKEKLYNNNQKRSKSIKDGIFYSSLGILAAITLISLVVIVGYILINGLTHINWEFLSQEPRRLGKEGGIFSVIIGTLYITAVAMVISMPVGIAAAIYFNEYAKGGRIVSLIRFFTEILAGIPSIIFGLFGFAFFVVFLGMGWSVLSGGLTLSMMVLPTLVRATEESLKTVPMSYREGSLSLGASKWQTIIKVVLPCCKSGILTGLILGIGRAVGETAAVMLTVGGSLKLPTSVFDSTRSMAVHLYMLASEGLSKEKTYATAALLILMVLLINTAANFISGSLGKEKE; from the coding sequence ATGGAAAAAGAAAAATTATATAATAACAATCAAAAACGATCAAAGTCCATAAAAGATGGAATTTTCTATAGCAGTCTTGGAATTTTGGCAGCGATTACCTTAATCAGCTTAGTTGTAATTGTCGGATATATCCTAATCAATGGTCTTACTCATATCAATTGGGAATTTTTATCACAGGAACCTCGAAGACTGGGAAAAGAGGGCGGCATCTTTTCTGTTATCATCGGAACCCTTTATATCACAGCAGTCGCGATGGTCATTTCCATGCCGGTTGGCATTGCGGCAGCGATCTATTTCAATGAATACGCAAAAGGAGGAAGAATCGTTTCCTTAATCCGATTTTTCACGGAAATATTAGCAGGAATTCCTTCCATTATATTTGGTTTATTCGGATTTGCGTTTTTCGTCGTCTTTCTCGGCATGGGATGGTCCGTACTTTCCGGAGGACTTACGCTGTCCATGATGGTTCTGCCTACACTTGTACGTGCGACCGAAGAATCCTTGAAAACCGTACCCATGTCTTACCGTGAAGGGAGCTTATCGCTGGGAGCCAGCAAGTGGCAGACAATTATAAAAGTAGTTTTGCCTTGTTGTAAGTCAGGCATCTTGACCGGATTGATTTTAGGAATCGGAAGAGCAGTCGGAGAGACGGCGGCAGTTATGCTCACTGTCGGCGGCTCTTTAAAGCTGCCAACCAGCGTTTTCGATTCGACAAGGAGTATGGCAGTGCATTTGTACATGCTGGCATCAGAGGGATTGTCAAAGGAAAAGACCTATGCGACGGCCGCCTTGTTAATCTTAATGGTTCTTTTGATTAATACCGCAGCGAATTTTATCAGTGGCAGCCTGGGAAAAGAAAAGGAGTAA
- a CDS encoding amino acid ABC transporter ATP-binding protein, producing MVKVKNLKKTFGQVEALKGINESMKESEVVCIMGPSGCGKSTFLRCLDLLDMPTEGEVLIEDTAADGTSEEPLRKKIGFVYGNFNLFPHLNVRDNVAIGMLHDQTADCTKANEQAMMALEKVGMEAKASLYADQINGAEKQKIAIARALLYDPKILLFDEPTMGLTAEMAEEVVRLIKQFASEGKTVIVATNEKSLAKKVADSVLIMEQGCIVEKGAPGQVRYLN from the coding sequence ATGGTAAAAGTAAAAAACTTAAAGAAAACCTTTGGCCAAGTAGAGGCATTAAAAGGGATTAACGAAAGCATGAAAGAAAGTGAAGTGGTTTGCATCATGGGACCTTCCGGCTGCGGAAAAAGCACTTTTTTGCGTTGCTTAGATTTGCTTGATATGCCGACTGAAGGTGAAGTTCTCATTGAAGATACAGCAGCTGACGGCACAAGTGAAGAGCCACTTCGAAAAAAGATTGGTTTTGTTTATGGAAATTTTAATCTTTTCCCGCATTTGAATGTAAGAGATAATGTGGCAATTGGAATGCTCCATGATCAGACAGCGGATTGTACAAAAGCCAATGAACAGGCGATGATGGCATTGGAAAAGGTTGGTATGGAAGCGAAAGCATCGCTTTATGCGGATCAGATCAACGGTGCGGAGAAGCAGAAAATTGCGATCGCAAGAGCTTTGCTATATGATCCGAAGATACTTTTGTTTGATGAGCCGACAATGGGCTTGACAGCGGAGATGGCGGAAGAAGTTGTGCGCTTAATTAAGCAGTTTGCAAGCGAAGGAAAGACCGTCATTGTTGCGACAAACGAAAAAAGCCTAGCAAAGAAGGTCGCCGACTCTGTTCTGATAATGGAACAGGGATGCATCGTCGAAAAAGGAGCTCCCGGGCAAGTCCGATATTTGAATTAA
- the pstB gene encoding phosphate ABC transporter ATP-binding protein PstB — translation MQIEEKAEGKMKFEVRDLNLFYGSFQALKNINMDIYENKITALIGPSGCGKSTFLRTLNRMNDLINGVRIEGDIYFDKEDIYGKDYDLTALRKKVGMVFQKPNPFPKSIYENIVYGPKIHGEKNKNKLDEIVERTLREVALWEEVKDRLNRSAAGLSGGQQQRLCIARCLAVEPEVILMDEPTSALDPVATAKIEELLNTLSDKYTIVIVTHNMQQAGRVSDFTSFFLSGEVIESDRTETIFSNPANKKTEDYITGRFG, via the coding sequence ATGCAGATAGAAGAAAAAGCAGAAGGTAAAATGAAATTTGAGGTTAGAGATTTAAACCTTTTTTATGGTAGCTTTCAAGCATTAAAAAATATAAATATGGACATCTATGAAAATAAGATCACCGCTCTGATTGGACCGTCGGGATGTGGAAAATCAACCTTCCTCAGAACGTTAAACCGAATGAATGATCTGATAAACGGAGTGAGAATCGAAGGGGATATTTATTTTGACAAAGAAGATATATACGGAAAGGATTACGACCTGACTGCATTGAGAAAAAAAGTGGGAATGGTCTTTCAAAAACCAAATCCATTTCCAAAATCAATCTATGAAAATATCGTATACGGACCCAAGATTCACGGAGAAAAAAATAAAAATAAATTGGATGAAATTGTAGAACGCACCTTGCGTGAAGTTGCACTCTGGGAAGAGGTAAAAGACCGTCTCAACCGATCTGCGGCAGGACTTTCCGGCGGACAGCAGCAGCGTCTGTGCATTGCAAGATGCCTGGCCGTAGAGCCGGAGGTCATACTAATGGACGAACCGACTTCCGCGTTGGACCCGGTTGCAACAGCAAAGATTGAAGAATTGTTAAACACACTTTCGGATAAATATACGATTGTAATTGTAACCCATAATATGCAGCAGGCGGGACGCGTTTCTGATTTTACTTCCTTCTTTTTGAGCGGAGAAGTGATAGAAAGCGATCGGACAGAAACGATTTTTTCCAATCCCGCAAATAAAAAGACGGAAGATTATATTACAGGGCGTTTCGGGTGA
- the phoU gene encoding phosphate signaling complex protein PhoU, whose protein sequence is MAARLQMDQEMAVIKADLLSMTALVEETIRGAIKSLKEKDGALARSIIDNDEKIDDLEGQIADKTLKFLATQQPLAGDLRMCISILQMIRDLERIGDHCEDIAKYTLRLENEEYMKELIDIPRMAEMAAKMVKNATDAFVNKDLRLARKVWIFDDEVDELFRSIYEELIGFIGEDAVKNRQSVTFLFIASHLERIADYATNICEETVFAMEGTTEISEKKDEKNE, encoded by the coding sequence ATGGCAGCAAGATTGCAAATGGATCAGGAAATGGCCGTGATTAAAGCGGATTTACTGAGTATGACCGCACTGGTTGAAGAAACCATTCGGGGAGCGATAAAATCTCTGAAAGAAAAGGATGGAGCTTTAGCAAGAAGCATCATTGACAACGACGAAAAAATAGACGATTTAGAAGGCCAGATTGCAGATAAAACATTAAAATTTCTAGCGACACAGCAGCCGCTTGCAGGCGATCTGCGCATGTGCATTTCCATTTTACAAATGATTCGAGATTTGGAACGCATCGGCGACCACTGTGAAGACATTGCAAAATATACGTTACGCCTCGAAAATGAAGAATATATGAAAGAGCTGATCGATATTCCCCGCATGGCAGAGATGGCGGCGAAAATGGTGAAAAATGCAACTGACGCATTTGTAAACAAAGACTTACGCCTTGCAAGAAAGGTATGGATTTTCGACGATGAAGTCGACGAATTGTTTCGCAGCATTTACGAGGAACTGATTGGATTCATTGGAGAGGATGCCGTAAAGAACCGTCAAAGCGTGACCTTCTTGTTTATTGCATCCCATTTAGAGCGGATTGCAGACTATGCGACAAACATTTGTGAGGAAACGGTATTTGCCATGGAAGGAACGACTGAAATCAGCGAAAAAAAAGATGAAAAAAATGAATAA
- a CDS encoding hemerythrin domain-containing protein codes for MPTIPWDKKFATEIPLIDSQHKHFLLKANLFYAKCKIHPASTELEADLSLLEQLFLSHCLNEEGFQKESHYPYFHHHLASHDRLRASMREIGHFLRKASFSDQAVQELYDFLSSPFIDHLLFEDIKFARYWKEKASL; via the coding sequence ATGCCTACGATACCTTGGGATAAGAAGTTTGCAACCGAGATCCCTCTCATTGACAGCCAGCACAAGCATTTTCTTTTGAAAGCAAATCTGTTCTATGCAAAATGTAAGATTCATCCCGCTTCCACGGAATTGGAAGCAGATCTTTCTTTGCTCGAACAGCTTTTTCTTTCACATTGTTTAAATGAAGAGGGTTTCCAAAAAGAATCACATTATCCGTACTTTCATCATCATCTGGCTTCTCACGACCGCCTGCGTGCAAGCATGCGTGAAATTGGTCACTTCCTTCGCAAGGCTTCCTTTTCTGATCAGGCTGTGCAGGAATTGTATGACTTCCTCTCCTCCCCTTTTATCGACCATCTGCTCTTTGAGGATATCAAATTTGCAAGGTATTGGAAAGAAAAAGCAAGTCTTTAA
- a CDS encoding MgtC/SapB family protein, whose amino-acid sequence MQQLQVFYTIYLQDINLISVTIRLILSIFLGGMIGLERGSNKHQAGFRTHMLVCMGAALAMLTNQFIYETMSTASDPARLGAQVISGIGFLGVGTILVTGRHKIKGLTTAAGLWASACTGLAIGIGFYSGAIIAGILIFIVLAFLPSIELYFYKRSRMIDLYIETDSIKRVPPMLKFIRSLDVMIPETHLSRSETISEHTVGVHLSIKLAKHVDRDELLEEISNFEGIYLLEEI is encoded by the coding sequence ATGCAGCAGCTGCAAGTCTTTTATACGATATATTTACAAGACATTAATCTGATATCGGTCACAATTCGCCTCATCCTTTCCATTTTTTTAGGGGGAATGATCGGCTTAGAGCGAGGTTCTAACAAGCACCAGGCCGGCTTTCGCACACACATGCTCGTCTGTATGGGAGCTGCACTTGCTATGTTGACCAACCAATTCATCTATGAAACCATGTCCACTGCTTCCGACCCAGCCCGACTTGGAGCACAGGTGATCAGCGGCATCGGTTTTTTGGGAGTCGGTACCATTTTAGTAACAGGACGTCATAAAATAAAAGGATTGACTACCGCCGCCGGACTTTGGGCTTCTGCCTGTACCGGACTTGCAATCGGAATCGGCTTTTATTCCGGTGCAATCATTGCCGGAATCTTAATCTTTATCGTCCTTGCTTTTCTCCCAAGTATTGAACTGTACTTTTATAAACGTTCAAGGATGATTGACCTTTATATTGAAACGGATTCCATCAAAAGAGTCCCGCCCATGCTGAAATTTATTCGAAGTCTTGATGTCATGATACCGGAAACCCACCTGAGCCGCTCTGAGACCATTTCAGAGCACACCGTAGGTGTCCATCTTTCTATCAAATTAGCAAAGCATGTTGATCGGGATGAATTGCTCGAAGAAATCAGCAATTTTGAGGGAATCTACCTCTTGGAAGAAATTTAA
- the fliB gene encoding flagellin lysine-N-methylase gives MKYNVIKPDYYDDFSCIGGDCSYHCCQKWSIHLSQKEYKKLKNARLSPELKKVREQALSRIRTNSSTTRYAKMKLNADGDCPMLSESGLCRLQLEGGEESLSQVCRTFPRLNALSAGVLERHLSLACEVVVKLIMGKKDGIALVSQEEELKEDLRVFSLELAGEKKRAIYDCVFDIKVLAVAALQCRSLSLDDRFLLLGMFLKHIDELEAEKKEAEIPAYVDSMLSLLDTEELSEMWKGMKGDTNLQAMSMGILITNYYKGGMSSVSEAVKEKLKNIGVSAEADETGELVYTCNLETYEKSKERVRRFFSGREYILENILVTWFFTTRQPFHFREKSVWENYLSFAGLYQLLKGFLQCELSDKSTDEEFIQLIVKISRNLTHNEENQETLLKRARLRGTEDLASLAILIKD, from the coding sequence ATGAAATACAATGTGATTAAACCGGACTATTACGATGACTTTTCCTGTATCGGAGGAGACTGCAGCTATCACTGTTGTCAGAAATGGAGTATTCATTTATCGCAGAAGGAGTATAAGAAGCTAAAAAATGCAAGGCTTTCACCGGAGCTTAAAAAGGTTCGGGAGCAAGCATTGTCACGGATACGGACCAATTCAAGCACGACTCGATATGCAAAAATGAAATTGAATGCAGATGGAGATTGCCCGATGCTTTCGGAAAGCGGCTTGTGCCGTCTGCAGCTGGAAGGCGGAGAGGAAAGCTTATCGCAGGTATGCCGCACCTTTCCAAGACTGAATGCACTTTCTGCAGGAGTGCTGGAGCGTCATCTTTCGCTGGCTTGTGAGGTGGTGGTAAAGCTTATCATGGGAAAAAAGGATGGGATTGCACTTGTTTCACAGGAAGAAGAGCTGAAGGAGGATCTGCGTGTCTTTTCCTTAGAATTGGCAGGAGAAAAAAAGAGGGCAATCTATGATTGTGTTTTCGACATTAAGGTATTGGCAGTGGCAGCACTGCAATGTAGAAGTCTGTCACTGGATGACCGTTTTTTACTGCTCGGCATGTTTTTAAAGCACATAGACGAACTGGAAGCAGAAAAGAAAGAAGCAGAAATCCCCGCCTATGTGGACAGCATGCTTTCTCTTTTAGATACCGAAGAGCTTTCTGAGATGTGGAAAGGCATGAAGGGCGACACAAACCTTCAAGCAATGAGTATGGGCATTTTAATTACCAATTATTATAAAGGCGGAATGAGCAGTGTATCGGAAGCAGTGAAAGAGAAGCTGAAAAATATAGGCGTTTCTGCAGAGGCGGATGAGACGGGAGAACTTGTCTATACCTGTAATCTTGAAACTTATGAGAAATCGAAGGAAAGAGTGAGACGCTTTTTTTCGGGACGAGAATACATCTTAGAAAATATACTCGTCACTTGGTTTTTCACAACACGCCAGCCATTCCATTTCAGGGAAAAGAGCGTGTGGGAAAATTACCTGAGCTTTGCAGGCTTGTATCAGCTTTTGAAAGGATTTCTGCAGTGTGAGCTTTCAGATAAATCCACAGATGAAGAATTCATTCAGCTCATCGTAAAAATTTCGAGGAATTTGACGCATAATGAGGAAAATCAGGAGACCTTGCTGAAACGGGCACGATTGCGGGGTACGGAAGACCTTGCCAGTCTTGCAATACTCATCAAAGATTAA
- a CDS encoding flagellin — protein sequence MRIQHNIAALNSYRQLGGNNNAVGKNLEKLSSGYKINRAGDDAAGLAISEKMRAQIKGLETAQNNANDGISLVQTAEGALTEVHSMLNRMSELATQSSNGTYDNDVDRKSLQEEIKSLKSEIDRISESTNYNGINLLDGSLGSSSATGVAVNVKYADLASNPDVLKLNAATATTSTVAAEGTSPATLTKGDTYNVTLTYRDADGALQETTVDFTAADDAEFSDSKNDASNTELQEKLQEKLGDGYTVGVASGEITITSKNAGAADQFEIYKIGVTDSTGTDQAVFDAPATTAGEDAYYDLNADKIDVYSAGGDASKSIFEINGQKFAFVEDSDAAADLDSDVNYVKVTSGSYTVGTDDVAMAALISEKTGINASASSSAISLKAGTASATSGDGLVLQVGDTADKYNKVTVSVGDMSSSALGIGGVDIGSQTGASAALEKIKDAINKVSAARGGLGAVQNRLEHTINNLGVAGENMTAAESRIRDVDMAKEMMDFTKNNILTQSAQAMLAQANQIPQGVLQLLQ from the coding sequence ATGAGAATTCAACACAATATCGCAGCATTAAACTCGTACAGACAATTAGGCGGAAACAATAACGCAGTAGGAAAGAACCTTGAAAAGCTGTCTTCCGGTTACAAAATCAACCGTGCCGGTGACGACGCTGCAGGTCTGGCAATTTCCGAAAAGATGAGAGCACAGATCAAAGGCCTGGAGACTGCACAGAATAATGCAAATGACGGTATTTCTTTAGTACAGACAGCAGAAGGTGCTTTGACAGAAGTACACTCCATGCTGAACCGTATGTCAGAGCTGGCTACACAGTCCTCAAACGGTACATATGATAACGATGTAGACCGTAAAAGTCTTCAGGAAGAAATCAAATCCCTGAAATCAGAAATCGACCGTATTTCCGAATCCACAAACTACAATGGAATCAACCTGTTAGACGGTTCCCTTGGAAGCAGCTCTGCTACAGGCGTTGCAGTGAATGTGAAGTATGCTGATCTGGCAAGCAATCCGGACGTATTGAAGCTGAATGCAGCAACTGCGACGACGTCTACAGTAGCTGCAGAGGGTACTTCTCCAGCTACATTGACTAAGGGTGATACATACAATGTAACGCTTACCTACAGAGATGCGGATGGTGCATTGCAGGAAACAACCGTTGACTTTACGGCAGCTGACGATGCAGAGTTTAGTGATTCAAAAAATGATGCGTCAAATACGGAACTGCAGGAAAAACTACAGGAGAAATTGGGCGACGGCTATACGGTAGGGGTAGCAAGCGGTGAAATAACGATCACCTCCAAAAACGCCGGAGCGGCAGATCAGTTTGAAATCTATAAGATTGGGGTGACTGATAGTACAGGTACAGATCAAGCAGTGTTTGATGCCCCAGCGACTACAGCAGGTGAGGATGCTTACTATGATTTAAATGCAGATAAGATTGATGTCTATAGTGCTGGCGGTGATGCATCGAAAAGCATTTTTGAAATCAACGGACAAAAATTTGCATTTGTAGAAGATTCTGATGCAGCTGCAGACTTGGATTCCGATGTCAATTATGTTAAGGTTACTTCTGGTTCTTATACTGTAGGCACTGATGACGTAGCTATGGCTGCATTAATCAGTGAAAAGACGGGAATTAATGCAAGTGCATCTTCTAGTGCAATTTCATTAAAGGCTGGCACCGCTTCCGCAACTTCCGGAGACGGCTTGGTCTTACAGGTTGGTGACACGGCAGATAAGTACAACAAGGTTACCGTATCAGTTGGTGACATGAGTTCAAGTGCACTTGGCATCGGCGGTGTGGATATCGGCTCTCAGACAGGTGCATCGGCTGCGCTTGAAAAGATCAAGGATGCAATCAATAAAGTATCTGCTGCACGTGGCGGTCTTGGTGCGGTTCAAAACAGGTTAGAGCACACCATCAACAACTTAGGTGTTGCAGGAGAAAACATGACTGCTGCAGAAAGCCGAATCAGAGACGTAGACATGGCGAAGGAAATGATGGACTTCACAAAGAACAACATTCTGACTCAGTCTGCTCAGGCTATGCTTGCACAGGCAAACCAGATTCCGCAGGGCGTATTGCAGTTATTACAGTAA
- a CDS encoding phosphate ABC transporter substrate-binding protein, which translates to MLKRKKLLVIGLITAMTLTVALSGCGDNTQTEGSNGELSGTVVIAGSTSVQPLSEELAEAFMDKNKNVSVEVQGGGSGQGIKAIEQAIADFGALSREVKEEEKAEVKTETIIAKDGVAVVVNPECTVKDLTLDQIQKIYTGEIKNWKEVGGEDAEIVVVTREEGSGTRGAFTEITKVLSKDEAGKEIDNTIAQAIVQPSTGAVKQTVATTPNSIGYVSLGSLDDTVKAVSVEGVAPSSDTVVDGSYKISRPFIYVTGAELSEAAQAYVDFVMSEEGQAIVAEEFIPVK; encoded by the coding sequence ATGTTAAAGAGAAAAAAATTGTTGGTAATCGGACTAATCACAGCTATGACGCTGACCGTTGCATTAAGTGGGTGCGGTGACAATACGCAGACAGAGGGAAGCAACGGAGAATTGAGCGGGACGGTTGTGATTGCAGGATCTACTTCTGTACAGCCGCTGTCCGAAGAACTGGCAGAGGCATTCATGGATAAAAATAAAAATGTCTCGGTGGAAGTGCAAGGAGGCGGTTCCGGACAAGGAATCAAGGCCATTGAACAGGCGATTGCCGATTTTGGCGCATTGTCCAGAGAAGTAAAAGAAGAAGAAAAAGCAGAAGTAAAAACAGAAACTATCATAGCAAAGGATGGAGTCGCAGTCGTCGTAAACCCGGAATGTACCGTAAAAGACCTTACGCTCGATCAAATTCAGAAAATCTATACAGGAGAAATTAAGAATTGGAAAGAAGTCGGTGGCGAAGATGCAGAAATTGTCGTAGTTACCAGAGAAGAAGGCTCCGGAACCAGAGGGGCATTTACTGAAATTACAAAAGTGTTATCCAAGGACGAAGCCGGAAAAGAAATCGATAACACGATCGCACAGGCAATCGTACAGCCATCCACAGGAGCTGTGAAACAGACCGTAGCAACAACACCAAACTCCATTGGATATGTATCCCTCGGTTCTCTGGATGATACAGTCAAAGCAGTTTCCGTTGAAGGAGTTGCTCCATCCTCTGATACAGTAGTAGATGGCAGTTACAAAATTTCAAGACCCTTTATCTATGTGACAGGAGCAGAACTGAGCGAAGCAGCACAGGCTTATGTGGACTTCGTAATGAGTGAGGAAGGGCAAGCAATTGTAGCGGAAGAATTTATACCGGTGAAATAA
- the pstC gene encoding phosphate ABC transporter permease subunit PstC, giving the protein MKAYEKVIEKIIILCAILSTLSVGLITIFIFHSGLPVLREYGVFSFIFGMDWKPTSGEYGIFPLIVGTLSVTLGSLIIGIPTGIACAVFLVEILPPRIAKIFKNAVELLAGIPSVVYGFFGLAVLVPAIRTYILPIYQIFRPGATTTGFSVLAGAIILAIMILPTIVSISENSLAAVPHEYREASLALGANKRETIMKVLIPAAKSGILSSIILGMGRAIGETMAVLLITGNMPVVPKSILDSAATLTGTIAMEMSYAAPTHQSALFAVGIVLFVIIMLLNILAQLVMRRMGGDA; this is encoded by the coding sequence ATGAAAGCATACGAAAAAGTAATCGAAAAAATAATCATCCTTTGTGCAATCCTATCGACTTTGTCGGTAGGATTGATTACCATTTTTATTTTCCATTCCGGTCTTCCCGTATTGAGAGAATACGGTGTTTTTTCCTTTATTTTCGGGATGGACTGGAAACCGACAAGCGGAGAATATGGAATCTTTCCATTGATCGTAGGAACTTTATCCGTTACCTTGGGGTCGCTGATTATAGGCATTCCAACAGGGATCGCCTGCGCGGTGTTTTTAGTGGAGATCCTGCCCCCGAGAATTGCTAAAATATTTAAAAATGCAGTAGAGCTTTTGGCAGGAATCCCATCCGTCGTTTATGGATTTTTTGGACTGGCGGTACTGGTACCGGCCATCCGTACTTATATATTACCGATTTATCAGATCTTCCGCCCGGGAGCGACAACCACCGGATTCAGCGTTTTGGCAGGAGCCATTATTTTAGCCATTATGATCTTGCCGACAATTGTGAGCATTTCTGAAAATTCACTGGCGGCCGTTCCCCATGAATATCGAGAGGCTTCTTTAGCACTTGGTGCAAATAAGAGAGAAACAATTATGAAAGTCTTGATTCCGGCGGCAAAGTCAGGGATTCTCTCTTCCATTATTTTGGGAATGGGAAGAGCCATTGGTGAAACGATGGCTGTCCTTTTAATCACAGGAAATATGCCCGTAGTTCCAAAAAGTATACTGGATTCTGCGGCAACATTGACAGGAACGATTGCAATGGAAATGTCCTATGCAGCACCGACTCACCAATCTGCTTTGTTTGCGGTGGGAATTGTACTGTTTGTCATTATCATGCTACTGAATATTCTCGCCCAGCTTGTAATGCGGCGTATGGGAGGAGATGCATAA